One Spirochaeta africana DSM 8902 genomic window carries:
- the rplV gene encoding 50S ribosomal protein L22, whose product MANNTGYSAKAKFLLVSPSKVRRVAAVVRRRPFPEAVAILDNLPHKGAKLLQKVVRSAAANALYANKNLMEDMLFIKELRVDEGPRMKRIWRRGRGRADVLQKRMSHITVVVDEIAKAGE is encoded by the coding sequence ATGGCAAATAATACCGGATACAGCGCGAAAGCCAAGTTTCTGCTGGTGTCGCCTTCCAAGGTTCGTCGTGTAGCGGCTGTTGTTCGTCGTCGCCCTTTTCCGGAGGCTGTCGCTATTCTCGACAACCTTCCGCATAAGGGAGCCAAGCTGCTGCAGAAAGTCGTTCGCAGCGCTGCTGCGAACGCCCTGTACGCCAACAAGAATCTGATGGAAGACATGCTGTTCATCAAGGAACTGCGTGTCGATGAAGGCCCCCGCATGAAGCGCATCTGGCGCCGCGGTCGCGGACGGGCAGATGTTCTGCAGAAACGGATGAGCCACATTACTGTTGTGGTCGATGAAATCGCAAAGGCGGGAGAGTAA
- the rplD gene encoding 50S ribosomal protein L4, giving the protein MDMQVLSVDGKKKKTIQLNDEVFNREVSEGAIYHAIRNELANMRQGTAATKVRSQVKFSGRKPWRQKGTGRARAGSRRSPIWVGGGTIFGPQPRDYSYVLPRKLKRLAYKSILSQKVQQEDIVVVEDFALESGKTKDMVAILSKLIPAERAVLVVAGNDELVKRAGRNIPWLTTLNYQRLRAHDLFYGKKVVMTESAALGLNDFYAAKKA; this is encoded by the coding sequence ATGGACATGCAAGTTCTTTCAGTTGACGGAAAGAAAAAAAAGACGATCCAGCTGAATGATGAAGTCTTTAACCGTGAGGTCAGCGAGGGTGCCATTTACCATGCGATTCGCAATGAGTTGGCGAATATGCGTCAGGGTACTGCTGCTACCAAGGTTCGGAGTCAGGTAAAGTTCAGTGGACGGAAGCCGTGGCGACAGAAGGGTACCGGCCGAGCACGTGCTGGCAGCCGTCGATCGCCAATCTGGGTAGGCGGTGGCACCATTTTCGGGCCACAGCCGCGAGATTACAGTTACGTTCTTCCGCGTAAGCTGAAGCGTCTGGCGTACAAGTCTATCTTGAGTCAGAAGGTGCAGCAGGAAGACATCGTAGTTGTGGAGGATTTCGCGCTTGAGTCAGGCAAGACCAAGGACATGGTTGCTATCCTGAGCAAGCTGATACCGGCAGAGCGTGCGGTGCTGGTCGTTGCCGGCAACGACGAGCTGGTCAAGCGAGCCGGACGCAACATTCCCTGGCTGACCACCCTGAATTACCAGCGTCTGCGGGCGCATGACTTGTTCTACGGTAAGAAGGTGGTTATGACCGAGTCGGCAGCGTTGGGTCTGAATGACTTCTACGCCGCCAAGAAGGCATAG
- the rpsL gene encoding 30S ribosomal protein S12, which produces MPTINQLIRNGRKTMIRKTKSPALQSCPQKRGVCTRVMTVTPKKPNSALRKVARVRLSNGIEVTAYIPGIGHNLQEHSVVLLRGGRVKDLPGVRYHIVRGAKDTLGVDDRRQGRSKYGTKKPKA; this is translated from the coding sequence ATGCCTACTATTAACCAATTGATTCGTAATGGTCGCAAGACCATGATAAGAAAGACCAAGTCTCCGGCACTGCAGTCGTGCCCGCAGAAGCGCGGTGTATGTACTCGTGTTATGACGGTTACGCCAAAGAAGCCGAACTCGGCGCTGCGTAAAGTAGCTCGTGTCCGTCTGAGTAACGGAATCGAGGTTACCGCGTATATTCCTGGTATCGGTCATAACCTCCAGGAGCACTCGGTGGTTCTGCTGCGTGGTGGTCGTGTAAAGGACCTTCCCGGTGTGCGGTACCACATTGTTCGCGGTGCCAAGGATACACTCGGGGTTGACGATCGTCGACAGGGTCGGTCCAAGTACGGAACCAAGAAGCCGAAGGCGTAG
- a CDS encoding 50S ribosomal protein L23: MKSKEVIIEPILTEKTNDLREKNQFVFRVDARANKIEVIQAVQSIFNVTPIGCNIINVKGKPRRVRYQVGRTPSWKKAIVTLKSGDSIPLFEGV, encoded by the coding sequence ATGAAATCAAAAGAAGTGATCATCGAGCCGATTCTTACGGAAAAGACGAATGATCTGCGGGAGAAAAATCAGTTCGTATTTCGGGTTGATGCTCGAGCAAACAAGATCGAGGTGATACAGGCCGTCCAGAGTATTTTTAATGTTACTCCGATTGGCTGTAACATCATCAATGTTAAGGGAAAGCCTCGACGGGTTCGTTACCAGGTAGGGCGCACCCCGTCGTGGAAGAAAGCTATCGTTACCTTGAAGAGTGGTGATTCGATCCCCCTCTTTGAGGGTGTGTAA
- the rpsC gene encoding 30S ribosomal protein S3: MGQKVNPIGFRLGVNKTWSSKWFVDPRDYADTLHEDLKLRKLLLDTPEAKNADISEVEIIRHPQRITLVIHSSRPGVIIGAKGSTIERIGNYLQKAAGKKIQIKIKEVKRPETDAQIIALNVARQLKGRGSFRRTLKMTVAAAQKAGVQGIKIRLSGRLGGAEMSRTESHKAGRVPLHTMRADIDYGTATSDTAQGSIGVKVWVFKGEVYRRNAKEDAGSLVRKKREPAAARSK; this comes from the coding sequence ATGGGACAGAAAGTTAATCCGATTGGATTTCGTCTTGGGGTGAACAAGACCTGGAGCTCCAAGTGGTTTGTCGATCCCCGCGATTATGCTGATACATTGCATGAGGATCTCAAGCTTCGCAAGTTGCTGCTTGATACCCCGGAAGCCAAGAATGCCGATATCTCCGAGGTCGAGATTATCCGCCATCCGCAGCGGATTACCCTGGTGATCCATTCTTCGCGGCCAGGGGTGATTATCGGTGCCAAGGGTTCGACCATTGAGCGGATCGGTAACTACCTGCAGAAGGCTGCTGGCAAGAAGATTCAGATCAAGATCAAGGAAGTCAAGCGACCGGAAACCGATGCGCAGATTATCGCGCTGAATGTCGCCCGGCAGCTGAAGGGACGTGGTTCTTTCCGTCGAACCCTCAAGATGACAGTGGCAGCTGCCCAGAAAGCTGGAGTACAGGGAATCAAGATTCGCTTGTCCGGCCGACTCGGTGGTGCCGAGATGAGTCGTACTGAATCCCACAAGGCGGGACGCGTTCCGCTGCACACCATGCGTGCTGATATCGATTACGGTACCGCAACCAGCGATACCGCTCAGGGCTCCATCGGGGTCAAGGTATGGGTGTTCAAGGGTGAAGTGTATCGTCGCAACGCGAAAGAAGATGCCGGTTCGCTGGTTCGCAAAAAGCGTGAGCCGGCGGCTGCAAGGAGCAAATAA
- the rplB gene encoding 50S ribosomal protein L2: MGVKQYNPKTPGQRYKTTVDYSVLSKDKAEKSLTKGKSSKAGRNNGGRISVRRRGGGHKQRYREIDFRRNKFVVDPDTSITKGIPGVVKTLEYDPNRSSFIALISYCDGEKRYIIAPKGLQIGDTVMSGDDAEAKVGNALPLERIPLGSVVHNIELQQGRGGQMCRAAGTSATVVAKEADYVTVKLPSGEMRMVFKRCLATMGAVGNEDHMNVTLGKAGRARWLGRRPKVRGVVMNPVDHPHGGGEGRTSGGRHPVSPWGTPTKGYKTRKKRKSSSKFIVKKRK; the protein is encoded by the coding sequence ATGGGTGTTAAACAGTATAACCCGAAAACTCCAGGGCAGCGCTACAAGACTACGGTCGATTACTCGGTGCTGTCCAAGGATAAGGCAGAGAAGAGCCTGACAAAAGGAAAGTCTTCGAAGGCAGGTCGCAACAACGGCGGGCGCATCAGCGTGCGACGACGTGGCGGTGGGCACAAGCAGCGCTATCGGGAAATCGATTTCCGGCGCAACAAGTTTGTGGTCGATCCTGACACCAGCATCACCAAGGGTATCCCTGGGGTGGTCAAAACCCTTGAGTACGATCCGAACCGCAGCTCGTTCATCGCGCTGATCAGCTACTGTGACGGTGAAAAGCGCTACATCATTGCGCCCAAGGGGCTGCAGATTGGTGACACCGTTATGAGTGGTGATGATGCCGAGGCGAAGGTAGGGAATGCCCTGCCGCTCGAGCGAATACCGCTCGGGTCGGTCGTGCACAATATCGAGTTGCAGCAGGGTCGCGGCGGTCAGATGTGTCGCGCTGCGGGTACATCGGCCACCGTTGTGGCCAAAGAAGCGGACTATGTAACTGTCAAGCTGCCGTCCGGTGAAATGCGAATGGTTTTCAAGCGTTGCCTGGCCACTATGGGGGCAGTCGGAAACGAAGATCACATGAATGTGACACTGGGTAAAGCAGGCCGTGCACGCTGGCTTGGTCGCCGACCCAAGGTTCGTGGTGTTGTTATGAACCCGGTAGACCATCCGCATGGTGGTGGTGAGGGTCGAACCTCCGGTGGTCGTCATCCGGTTTCTCCGTGGGGTACACCCACCAAGGGATACAAAACCCGGAAGAAGCGCAAGTCGTCCAGCAAATTCATTGTGAAGAAGCGGAAGTAG
- the rplC gene encoding 50S ribosomal protein L3: MVSLIGKKIGMTQVFTEDGTLVPVTVLQFDPNYVVGRRTPEKNGYEAVVIGSGAVKEQRATKPYAGQFPEGVGVLRHVMEFRVFDAEVSVGDELNVDLFENVVHVDVAGISKGKGFQGVMKRHGFGGGRKTHGSKFHRANGSTGMAAYPSKVLKGTKMAGRMGGDNVTVQNLRIVQIDAENRVMLVRGAVPGARNSMVVVSAAKKKN, encoded by the coding sequence ATGGTTAGTTTGATCGGAAAAAAGATTGGGATGACACAGGTATTTACAGAGGACGGAACCCTGGTTCCGGTAACTGTGCTGCAGTTTGATCCCAACTATGTAGTGGGGCGACGTACCCCGGAAAAGAATGGATATGAGGCGGTCGTGATCGGCTCTGGTGCGGTAAAAGAACAGCGCGCCACCAAGCCGTACGCCGGACAGTTTCCTGAAGGTGTTGGTGTGTTGCGGCACGTCATGGAGTTTCGTGTATTCGATGCAGAGGTCTCTGTCGGCGATGAGCTGAATGTTGATCTGTTCGAAAACGTGGTTCATGTTGATGTAGCCGGGATTTCCAAAGGTAAGGGATTTCAGGGTGTGATGAAGCGCCACGGATTCGGTGGTGGTCGCAAGACCCACGGTTCCAAGTTTCATCGTGCCAACGGTTCAACCGGTATGGCGGCCTACCCTTCCAAGGTTCTGAAGGGTACCAAGATGGCCGGTCGTATGGGTGGTGACAACGTTACCGTTCAGAATCTGCGCATTGTGCAGATTGATGCCGAGAACCGCGTAATGCTGGTTCGCGGCGCGGTTCCCGGGGCTCGCAACTCAATGGTTGTTGTTTCCGCTGCCAAAAAGAAGAACTAA
- the tuf gene encoding elongation factor Tu — protein sequence MAKEKFERTKPHINVGTIGHVDHGKTTLTAAISIVSAKVSGSGKVMNYDEIDNAPEEKERGITINSRHIEYESAQRHYAHVDCPGHADYIKNMITGAAQMDGAVLVVSATDGAMAQTKEHVLLARQVGVPALVIFINKVDLVDDPEIVDLVEEEMRDLLNSYDFPGDDVPVIKGSAFEAMENPEDDAKTQCVVDLLEAMDTYFPIPDRAVDKPFLMPIEDIFSIQGRGTVVTGRVESGVVKVGEEVEIVGIRDTQKTTVTGVEMFNKLLDSGEAGDNIGALLRGIDKNAVERGQVLAKPGSITPHHKFTGAIYCLSKDEGGRHSPFFSGYRPQFYFRTTDITGDVQLPEGKEMVMPGDNAEITVTLIHPIAMDKGLRFAIREGGRTVASGQVTEIIE from the coding sequence ATGGCTAAGGAAAAATTTGAGAGAACGAAACCTCATATTAACGTCGGCACCATCGGTCACGTTGACCATGGTAAAACTACGCTGACTGCTGCGATCTCGATCGTAAGCGCAAAGGTTTCCGGAAGCGGCAAGGTCATGAACTATGATGAGATTGACAACGCGCCGGAAGAAAAAGAGCGTGGTATTACCATTAACAGTCGGCACATCGAGTACGAATCTGCCCAGCGGCACTATGCACACGTAGACTGCCCGGGTCACGCCGACTACATCAAGAACATGATTACCGGTGCTGCCCAGATGGATGGTGCGGTTCTGGTAGTATCTGCAACCGATGGTGCAATGGCACAGACCAAAGAGCACGTTCTGCTGGCTCGTCAGGTTGGTGTTCCTGCGCTGGTTATCTTCATCAACAAGGTAGACCTGGTAGACGATCCCGAGATCGTTGACCTGGTAGAAGAGGAGATGCGGGACCTGCTGAACTCCTATGACTTCCCTGGCGATGACGTTCCGGTTATCAAGGGTAGTGCGTTCGAGGCGATGGAGAATCCCGAAGACGATGCCAAAACCCAGTGTGTTGTAGACCTGCTGGAAGCAATGGACACCTACTTTCCGATTCCGGATCGTGCGGTAGACAAGCCGTTCCTGATGCCGATCGAAGATATCTTCTCGATCCAGGGTCGTGGTACTGTTGTTACCGGTCGTGTTGAAAGCGGTGTGGTAAAGGTTGGTGAGGAAGTCGAGATCGTTGGTATTCGCGACACCCAGAAGACCACTGTTACCGGTGTCGAGATGTTCAATAAGCTGCTCGATTCCGGTGAAGCCGGGGACAATATCGGTGCCCTGCTGCGCGGTATCGACAAGAACGCTGTTGAGCGTGGTCAGGTTCTGGCCAAGCCGGGCAGCATTACCCCGCACCACAAGTTTACCGGTGCTATCTACTGCCTGAGCAAGGATGAGGGTGGTCGCCACTCGCCGTTCTTCTCCGGTTACCGTCCGCAGTTCTACTTCCGGACTACCGACATCACCGGTGATGTTCAGCTGCCGGAGGGTAAGGAAATGGTAATGCCCGGTGATAACGCCGAGATTACCGTTACCCTGATTCACCCGATTGCTATGGACAAGGGTCTCCGCTTTGCTATCCGCGAAGGTGGTCGTACCGTTGCCAGTGGTCAGGTTACCGAGATTATTGAGTAA
- the rpoC gene encoding DNA-directed RNA polymerase subunit beta' — MREIQDFDSIMIRLASPDQVRAWSYGEVKKPETINYRTLRPEKDGLFCERIFGTTKEWECSCGKFKSIRYKGVICDRCGVEVTHPRVRRERMGHIELAAPVSHIWYYRSVPSRMGLLLDLTMAALRSILYYEKYIVIDPGDTDLNKMDLLSEEEYLEAKDRYGMSFSAGIGAEAVRTLLEGLDLEGLSGELRMKMVEKGAKADKRLLKRIEIVENFRDSENKPEWMIVDVIPVIPPELRPMVQLDGGRFATSDLNDLYRRVINRNNRLKRLMALSAPDIIIRNEKRMLQEAVDALFDNSKKKRVVKGASNRPLKSLSDMLKGKQGRFRQNLLGKRVDYSGRSVIVVGPELKLHQCGLPVKMALELFKPFIMKKLVEKDVVYNIKRAKSLVEQEAPEVFAVLDEVVQEHPVLLNRAPTLHRLGIQAFEPVLVSGKAIRLHPLVCHAYNADFDGDQMAVHVPLTQAAQIECWTLMLSSRNLLNPANGKPIVFPSQDMVLGLYNLTKDRAGELGEGKRFGDVNEVIMARESGAISYLARIQLRMEGEWITTTAGRVLLNEAFPATVPFVNHTMGDKQLRELIGEVHRLQGSHVTVQLLDAIKNMGFKYATLFGATIGIDDIKIPEVKAEMIDKANAEVLNIQNQYLQGHITNDERYNRVVEVWSKTNEDLTGVMMTNLEKDLDGFNPVYMMASSGARGSRSQIRQLAGMRGLMAKPSGDIIELPIRSNFKEGLSVIEFFISTNGARKGLADTALKTADAGYLTRRLVDISQDVVVSEDDCGTINGIEMRALKDGEEVVESLTDRIEGRFTLERVRHPITGDIIIDVNQEITEEVAAQIEAAGIETVRIRTVLTCESKHGVCIKCYGRNLANNRTVEVGEAVGIIAAQSIGQPGTQLTMRTFHIGGAATRTSEESRIYLKYPVLIRQISGNIVEPNPGEQLFTRKGFITLSKILQRIDLKKTDKLLIPEGDKAVKGHPVLSRGGKELLAEENAYVVNKGDVLLLVGQEQRVEIRNGAELYAVEGQELAAEETIATFDPFTEPIIAEYDGKIRYEDIDLGTTLKEEVNEDTGNVEKKITEFSLESLQPRLIIEDDKGNEITSYYLPGGAYLSIEDGESVKAGRTLAKILKESAKTADITGGLPRVGELFEARRPKNPAVLAQVGGTVKFKGILKGKRVIVVEDAYGAEFKHMVPMGKHLLVRENDIVEAAEPLCDGARDPHDILQILGENALQAFLVNEVQEVYRLQGVLINDKHIGVIIRQMMRKVEIINVGDTHFIYGQQVDKYRFHEENRKVQREGGQPSVARPLLLGITRASLNIDSFISAASFQETTRVLTNAAIAGSYDNLRGLKENVIIGHLIPAGTGMRSYKNIKLYDENQEDLDVHMQQIIEQRERERAEAQEREREMGPEAEAYAESAEGNGS, encoded by the coding sequence ATGCGCGAAATCCAGGATTTTGACAGTATTATGATACGGCTGGCATCGCCTGACCAGGTTCGCGCCTGGAGCTATGGCGAGGTCAAGAAGCCGGAAACCATTAACTATCGCACCTTGCGCCCGGAAAAGGACGGTCTGTTTTGTGAGCGTATTTTCGGGACCACCAAAGAGTGGGAGTGTTCCTGCGGCAAATTCAAGTCCATCCGGTACAAGGGAGTGATTTGTGATCGTTGTGGCGTTGAGGTAACTCACCCCCGCGTCCGCCGTGAGCGCATGGGTCATATCGAGTTGGCAGCGCCGGTGTCGCACATATGGTATTATCGCTCGGTCCCGTCACGGATGGGGCTGTTGCTTGATCTTACCATGGCAGCGCTGCGTTCAATTCTGTATTACGAAAAGTACATAGTTATTGATCCGGGCGATACCGATCTGAACAAGATGGATCTGCTGAGCGAAGAGGAATATCTCGAGGCCAAGGATCGCTACGGGATGTCCTTCTCGGCAGGTATCGGCGCCGAAGCGGTGCGTACCCTGCTTGAGGGGCTCGATCTTGAAGGGCTTTCGGGTGAGCTTCGCATGAAAATGGTCGAGAAGGGTGCCAAGGCCGACAAGCGCCTTCTTAAGCGTATCGAGATTGTCGAGAACTTTCGTGACAGCGAGAACAAGCCGGAGTGGATGATTGTTGATGTTATTCCGGTTATCCCGCCCGAGTTGCGGCCGATGGTTCAACTGGATGGGGGGCGTTTCGCTACCTCCGACCTGAATGATCTCTACCGCAGGGTAATTAACCGGAACAACCGTCTCAAGCGGCTTATGGCACTCAGTGCGCCAGATATCATCATTCGCAATGAAAAGCGTATGCTGCAGGAGGCGGTCGACGCTCTGTTTGATAACAGCAAAAAGAAGCGGGTAGTGAAAGGTGCCAGTAATCGGCCACTCAAATCACTCAGCGACATGCTCAAGGGCAAGCAGGGGCGGTTTCGTCAGAATCTGCTTGGTAAGCGTGTCGATTACTCCGGGCGTTCGGTCATTGTTGTCGGCCCCGAACTCAAGTTGCATCAATGCGGTCTGCCGGTAAAGATGGCGCTGGAGCTGTTCAAGCCCTTCATTATGAAGAAGCTGGTCGAAAAGGATGTGGTGTACAACATCAAGCGGGCCAAGTCCTTGGTAGAGCAGGAGGCGCCTGAGGTGTTCGCTGTCCTGGACGAGGTAGTACAGGAGCACCCGGTTCTGCTGAACCGTGCGCCAACCCTGCACCGCCTGGGTATCCAGGCCTTCGAGCCGGTTCTGGTAAGCGGCAAGGCGATTCGCCTGCATCCGCTGGTGTGCCATGCCTACAATGCCGACTTTGACGGTGACCAGATGGCGGTGCACGTTCCTTTGACCCAGGCGGCACAGATAGAGTGCTGGACGCTGATGCTGTCCTCGCGCAACCTGCTGAACCCCGCCAACGGCAAGCCGATTGTGTTCCCCAGTCAGGATATGGTGCTGGGTCTGTACAATTTGACCAAGGACCGGGCCGGTGAGCTTGGAGAAGGCAAACGTTTTGGCGATGTGAACGAAGTGATTATGGCGCGTGAAAGCGGTGCTATCAGCTATCTGGCGCGAATTCAGCTGCGGATGGAGGGTGAGTGGATTACCACTACCGCCGGCCGTGTGCTGCTGAACGAAGCCTTTCCGGCGACGGTGCCGTTTGTCAACCACACCATGGGCGACAAGCAGCTGCGTGAGTTGATTGGAGAGGTGCATCGATTGCAGGGCAGTCATGTTACCGTCCAGCTCCTTGATGCGATCAAGAACATGGGTTTCAAGTACGCGACCCTGTTTGGTGCAACCATCGGTATCGATGACATCAAGATTCCGGAAGTCAAGGCCGAGATGATCGACAAGGCCAATGCAGAGGTTCTGAATATCCAGAATCAGTATCTGCAGGGGCATATAACCAACGACGAGCGATATAACCGTGTTGTTGAGGTCTGGAGTAAGACGAACGAAGACCTGACCGGTGTTATGATGACCAACCTCGAAAAGGACCTTGACGGGTTTAACCCGGTCTATATGATGGCCAGCTCTGGTGCCCGAGGAAGCCGCAGTCAGATTCGCCAGCTGGCTGGTATGCGTGGTCTGATGGCCAAGCCGTCAGGGGACATCATCGAGCTGCCGATCCGATCGAACTTTAAAGAGGGCCTGTCGGTTATCGAGTTCTTTATCTCAACCAACGGTGCCCGTAAGGGGCTTGCTGATACCGCGCTCAAGACGGCTGACGCCGGCTACCTGACCCGCCGACTGGTGGATATCTCGCAGGATGTGGTTGTCAGCGAGGATGACTGTGGTACCATCAACGGTATCGAGATGCGAGCGCTCAAGGACGGTGAAGAGGTCGTAGAGAGCCTTACCGACCGCATCGAGGGGCGATTTACCCTGGAGCGGGTTCGACATCCGATTACCGGTGACATTATTATCGATGTAAACCAGGAGATAACCGAAGAGGTCGCGGCGCAGATCGAGGCCGCCGGTATCGAGACTGTCCGGATACGCACGGTGCTTACCTGCGAGTCGAAGCACGGTGTGTGTATCAAGTGTTACGGGCGCAACCTTGCCAACAACCGCACCGTAGAGGTCGGCGAGGCTGTCGGTATCATCGCCGCTCAGTCGATCGGTCAGCCCGGTACCCAGCTTACGATGCGTACCTTCCATATTGGTGGTGCAGCTACCCGTACCAGCGAAGAAAGCCGGATCTATCTCAAGTATCCGGTGCTGATTCGCCAGATCAGCGGGAATATCGTCGAGCCCAATCCGGGAGAGCAGCTGTTTACCCGCAAGGGCTTCATTACCCTGAGCAAGATCCTGCAGCGCATCGATCTGAAAAAAACCGATAAGCTGCTGATCCCCGAGGGGGACAAAGCAGTCAAGGGTCACCCGGTTCTCTCGCGCGGCGGCAAGGAGCTGCTGGCCGAGGAAAACGCCTATGTAGTGAACAAGGGTGACGTGTTGTTGCTGGTTGGCCAGGAACAGCGGGTCGAGATTCGCAATGGTGCCGAGCTGTATGCTGTCGAAGGGCAGGAGCTTGCAGCTGAGGAGACCATCGCTACCTTCGACCCCTTTACCGAGCCGATTATTGCCGAGTACGACGGTAAGATCCGTTACGAGGACATCGACCTTGGGACTACCCTGAAAGAAGAGGTAAACGAGGACACCGGGAATGTGGAAAAGAAGATCACCGAGTTCTCGCTGGAATCCCTTCAGCCGCGTCTGATCATAGAGGATGATAAAGGCAACGAGATTACCTCGTACTACCTGCCTGGCGGGGCGTACCTGTCTATCGAGGACGGGGAGTCGGTCAAGGCCGGGCGCACCCTGGCCAAGATTCTCAAGGAAAGTGCCAAAACTGCTGATATTACCGGTGGTCTGCCGAGGGTTGGCGAGCTGTTCGAGGCACGCCGGCCAAAAAATCCGGCAGTCCTTGCGCAGGTTGGCGGTACCGTCAAGTTCAAGGGGATCCTGAAGGGCAAACGGGTTATCGTGGTCGAGGATGCTTACGGTGCCGAGTTCAAGCACATGGTGCCGATGGGCAAGCATCTGCTGGTTCGTGAGAACGACATTGTCGAAGCCGCCGAGCCGTTGTGTGACGGTGCCAGGGACCCGCATGATATCCTGCAGATCCTTGGCGAGAATGCCCTGCAGGCCTTCCTGGTAAACGAGGTTCAAGAGGTCTATCGACTGCAGGGGGTACTGATTAACGACAAGCACATCGGGGTTATTATCCGCCAGATGATGCGCAAGGTCGAGATCATCAATGTCGGGGATACCCATTTTATCTATGGCCAGCAGGTAGACAAGTACCGCTTCCATGAAGAAAACCGTAAGGTACAGCGCGAGGGTGGTCAGCCATCGGTGGCGCGACCGCTGCTGCTGGGTATAACCCGGGCATCGCTGAACATCGACAGTTTCATCTCTGCGGCAAGTTTCCAGGAAACAACCAGGGTGCTTACCAATGCGGCAATCGCCGGGTCGTATGATAATCTTCGCGGACTGAAGGAAAATGTTATTATTGGTCATCTGATTCCTGCCGGTACAGGGATGCGTTCATACAAGAACATCAAGCTGTATGACGAAAATCAGGAAGACCTTGATGTACACATGCAGCAGATCATCGAACAGCGGGAGCGTGAGCGGGCTGAGGCCCAGGAGCGTGAGCGTGAGATGGGGCCCGAGGCCGAGGCATATGCCGAGTCTGCAGAAGGAAATGGCAGCTGA
- the rpsS gene encoding 30S ribosomal protein S19, which translates to MSRSIKKGPFIAKSLYKKVVDQNKSGERKMIKTFSRTSTIIPEMVGLTISVYNGKTWVPVYITENLVGHKLGEFSPTRLFRGHAGSDKKAGKR; encoded by the coding sequence GTGTCTAGATCTATTAAAAAAGGCCCTTTTATTGCAAAGAGCCTGTACAAGAAAGTAGTTGATCAGAACAAGTCAGGCGAGCGAAAAATGATAAAAACATTTTCCCGGACCTCGACAATCATCCCCGAGATGGTCGGACTGACTATTTCTGTGTATAACGGGAAAACCTGGGTACCGGTATATATTACCGAGAACCTGGTTGGTCACAAGCTGGGAGAGTTTTCTCCCACACGGCTTTTCCGGGGCCATGCCGGTTCCGATAAAAAAGCCGGGAAACGGTAG
- the rpsG gene encoding 30S ribosomal protein S7, whose amino-acid sequence MPRRKIVARKPVLPDSRFNNTTVSRFICRMMLDGKKSTSMKVMYGAMDMLEGKADESSLEVFLKAIENVKPTVEVKSRRVGGSTYQVPVEVKENRREALAMRWLIQAARSRSGKSMSQKLSAELLDAFNSTGTAFKKKEDTHRMAEANKAFAHYRW is encoded by the coding sequence ATGCCAAGAAGAAAGATTGTTGCACGCAAGCCGGTACTGCCGGATTCACGGTTTAACAACACTACCGTCAGTCGGTTTATCTGCCGCATGATGCTGGACGGCAAGAAGTCGACCAGTATGAAGGTTATGTACGGCGCGATGGATATGCTTGAGGGCAAGGCCGATGAGTCAAGCCTTGAGGTTTTCCTGAAGGCTATCGAGAATGTAAAGCCTACCGTCGAGGTGAAATCCCGTCGGGTTGGTGGTTCGACCTACCAGGTCCCGGTAGAAGTGAAGGAGAATCGCCGTGAAGCCCTCGCAATGCGGTGGCTGATCCAGGCTGCCCGTTCTCGCAGCGGTAAATCAATGTCGCAGAAATTGAGTGCGGAGCTGCTGGATGCCTTTAACAGCACCGGAACTGCGTTCAAGAAAAAGGAAGATACCCATCGAATGGCAGAGGCTAACAAGGCCTTCGCTCATTATCGTTGGTAG
- the rpsJ gene encoding 30S ribosomal protein S10, giving the protein MDKIRVRLRGFDIELIDQSARSIVQTVQKSGAKVSGPIPLPTRINKYTVLRSPHVNKKAREQFEMRTHKRLIDILEPTSSVMDALMKLELPAGVDVEIKQ; this is encoded by the coding sequence ATGGATAAAATTCGAGTTCGCCTGAGGGGCTTCGATATCGAGTTGATTGATCAGAGTGCTCGATCAATCGTACAGACAGTGCAGAAATCCGGCGCTAAGGTATCTGGTCCCATACCGTTACCCACTCGGATAAACAAGTATACGGTTCTGCGTTCACCGCATGTTAACAAGAAGGCGCGTGAACAGTTTGAGATGCGCACGCACAAGCGCTTGATCGATATTTTAGAACCTACGTCATCCGTTATGGATGCTCTGATGAAGTTGGAGCTGCCCGCTGGCGTGGACGTAGAGATCAAACAGTAA